A segment of the Solanum lycopersicum chromosome 9, SLM_r2.1 genome:
TATGTACAATTTTTTGGACCAGTAACACGAATCACAACATTGTACtagattttatgaagttttattaATTATGTAGAGAGAAAAGGTACAATGTTTATGGTGAAATGGTATTCACAGATAGAGTTCTATTTCCTCTTCCACAAGTATCATACTGTTCCATTGGACAACTCTAACTAGGTATTTCATTACAAGGACGAATGCAATACAACTACAGTATCAATCTCCATTTGATATCCCTATCTCAGAGTCCTTGGCAGGCTGGGAATTTATGTTTGTCAGCGGCGGACTAGCTACGCTCCCAGAAGCTGAGGCTGCAGTTGCTGTCGATGTGTCTGCTTCATATGAGTTGGAAATAAGTCCTTGTGTTTCCATCGTCTCACGTGCTGCTTTCTCTTTGGCTTGTTTGGCTCTTTCAAGAATCTCCTCCTGTTTTTGCACAAACCATCGAGGTTACACATTTCTGGCAAAGTAGTCTATGAACTTTATTACTAAGTATTTTCTGGGTGGAAACAACTCTGGACATCCAGGAATCAAAAACAAGAATTTCATCATTACGATGCTTAGACTGTTATAACATATTAAAGATACGCAGGCTGATTGTGTGTATACCAAGAGGAAaccttattcaaaattttagccTTTTCTAATTTTACAGGTTTTGTTGTAGTTGTTGGTAAATGGCAATATAAAGCTATTAAATGTCATCATTGAATGAGGACcttcaaagtaaaataaaacaaaattttcaaaccattcatattaattaatctaACTTAAAGCATCTAGTTTTCCACTTGAACTACTTAATACCTGGAAGTCCTGAACTTGCTTTTGTTGCTCCGATTGCAATCTGCCAACTGTACTTAGGAACTCCCCTACTGTAGACTCTATGCGCTCAGTAACTGCTTCTGCCAGAGCTTTACCTAAGAAGAACGCATCAAGGACATTCTTACTCTCATTTTCACCTGCAAGAGAGATGATtttagttattttgagtatatgCAGGGATCTAGCAAAGACTAATGAAACAACAAACTAGTGActaatttcatattcaaaagGAAACCCGATTACGCTCTCTGCGCACCCAACCAAACCAAAACAAGAGGAAAAAGAAAGTCTAGGGAAGCCAAAAAGAATTGGGAAGAATTAATGAAAGGTTTATTCTCAGTTCAAGTTACAAAGAAAGTCTCTTTGAACCGCTAatacaaatcataaaaaaatgtgGGCTCTTCAAATGgagcaaaaagaaaatataggaAAACTGACTCCCCACCCCCACCCAAAAGGAAATGAAGAGGAACAAGAAGTGAAGAAATTgtgaaaaacaaaatgaatttaTTCCAAATGAAGGGAGATGTCCCAGGACAGAAGGACCGACAAATAGGAAAGAACTCCCAAGACAGAACACTGCAGTCAGCCGAAGTTTGCGGACACCAAATGAAAGAATGAGTAATTCTAACAGACCATTACGTAGAACTTGTAGATCGAGGAAGACGTAGGCCTTAAGGTGCTTCTCTTTTTCTGTTGAATATCTTGATGCTTCATTCTACTTGGTTACTTCGTGTGGTCACTATTAAATCTCCTCGATAATAGTCACAGTCATAGCTTCTAGGTTCAAGTTTATACATACCACTCTGACCAGCTGGCAGTCACATGCCTACCAAATAGGTACTACTTCAAGACAAGGTAGGGCATAGTTAATAATACAGTTCAAATGCTTCGACTATTACCCAACATCCATAGCTTATATATACCCTATGACTAGGCAGGATATACCATCACTCCTTCATATCACCTTTGCTAAACAATACTTTTCAGCATACAAGTAGCACAACACCATACCATATGAGTTTCAAGGACGGACATTAGAGCCAAATATGAGTAATGGGCAATATTccttactaaataaaaaaaaagtatgatgatatagCAGCAGAGAAATGATCAGAGACATAACCATAGCAGCCCAATTCAAGTTAGCCAATACAGTTTCTGAAGAAACAGCTATTCTTTGCACTTCCCTTTGTACCCAGTACCATGAAGCAAGTCCAAAACATAAGTGTAATGGATTCATCTATTATAAGTCGCTTCTCTGACTTATATTACACGATaccctttcctttttagtctatcttaaaagaatgacatctttctctttttctaaatttgtttaaattaacATTCCCATTTTAACCTTAGTGACATGACTTGTGGACCCACTTGATATAAAGTTCATTCTTTCACAATGAGAGGGAAAAAGGAAGACATGTGAAACCCTAACTGAGCACTGATTTAATAGGATAAAATTAGggtatttcaaatatatttggcTTACATGTCGAACATCTTCTTCAATTTATTAAACTCCGTATCCGGTTAAACACCTACATATAACACAGGGGAGGAAATATTAGTTATGGAGATATCTTGAATAAGGAGATGGACGCGTTTGATAGTTAAAGTTCTATCTCTAGGAAGGAAGACACTATTGGGAAGCTAACTCTAGGTCGGGCTCAAAAGGAAGTCAAATCTAATATCTCGCAAGAacctaaaaattaaaactaatcgATATGGACATGCAaagtttttttattcttttcttaattCTCCAGGATCAATAGTGATTTTCTAGTTTTAGACAAGTTCCTTTGAAGTAGATATGACTACCAAGTATATCTGGTATTACTCCTCGAGACTCAAGGCCCAAACCGACCAGTTAGACAATTTGCAAAAGGAGAAACCATAACTTTTCATCATGGATACTAAAAGCAAGAGACTGGATCCAAGGACCAAGATCTTCAGTCGGTACGTTTTCAGTCACTGATGCCACATCAACAAGAAGTTTTGGGTCAGTAAGTGCACAATACCACAATACATCAACAGACCTACATTATGACTACAGGGTGCATGTGCACCCATAATTGGTAGCTCAAGAACAGAAATGAGTGTACTGTAAAAAAGGTGATACTAGAAAACGAGGTCCATCCTCAAAATGCACTCATGGAAGCACCTGGCAAGAAGCTAGTCCTTTGTTCTTTAATTGCAGACTAATAACAAGTTAAATTCAGGTCTTGCACATAGCAaccctttctttcttttccttgtGTCACTTTTATTTGGCACTCAAACTCTAATACGAAGGACTGCTCATCTAAAGTCTGAAAGCGAGAATTGATACACAAGTTATTCCTAATAGAGGATGTTCCAAGTATCATGGGTCAATAATCCAAGAAAACATGGAGATTGATGATGAAATTAGTCATCTAATTAGAGCGGGGTAGATGAATTGAAGGCTCACATCCGGTATCTTGTGTGATAAGAATGTGCCAACAAGACTTGGAGGTAACTTTTATAAAGTGTTTATAAGACAAACTGTGTTGTAAAGGGTGGATTGTTTTATAATGTGTTTGAGACAAACTATGTTATAAAAGGCGGATTGTTTTCCAGTCAAAAATTCGCGCATTCAAAAAATGGAAGTAGCGGATATGAGAATGTCGAGATGGATGCGTGCGCATATTAGGAAAGATGGAATTAAAAATGAAGATATTCGAGACAAAGTGAGGGTGACTTTCGTGGTGGACAAGATGAGGGAGGTAAAACTGAGATGGTTCAGGCATGTGAAGAGGAGATACACCAATGAGAAGGTGTGAAAGGTTGGCTATGGTGGGTATGAGGCGATGAGTTAGGCCAAAGAAATAGTGGGCCAGGATGATAAGACAAGACATGGCTCACTGGTAGCTTATAGATGATTATGGTAGAAAGTGAGCAGATAGTCGAACCTTGTCTAATTTTTCttgttagtattattattgttattcctCTCCTACATTCTCATTAATAATGCTTCGATTATAACATcatttgttgtttctattatttttcttctcatttaaTTTTAGCACTACTTCTTCATTATTCCATTTTCATTCGGTACTTGATTTTAATATTCTTTACTTAAGCTAAAGCTTAGTAAAAAACAATCTCTCTACCTTCACAAAGTTAGGAATAAATTTACATACACACCACACTCCCCATCCTCCACTAGTAAAAttacattgttgttgttgtacttCATTAAACATGATTATTTGTGTTTAGTATACTCTACAtattaactcattttttttccaagaCTAAAACCCTTTCCATCCTTTCATTAACTTCAAACCCTACCACTACCACAACAATATACACCAGTACTTCCTTAAAAGGCAAAACACAAATAcatgtttaaaaaattgttgataaaaATAGGACATACCAGGAGGAGGGTTGGAGCTGAAGTTACAAGTGAAATTGAGTGGTGCAACATTTCCGCTTCTGTTTGTGATTGGAAAAGAGGAATTCCATGGGGGAATGATGCAATTAGGTTGGAGCCGATGAGTATGAGCAGGAGCAGGAGCATACAGTGAGGAAATTGTGAATACCCCACTCATATTCTCAATTTCAGATCTGATTGATTTCACTGATAATTCGAtgggattttttttcttcttacatGTGGAGGCTGCTCTACTCATATGCTGCAAATTTGTTATTAACTTTATGCTACTAATATTTCTATTCATTATTTCCACTCTTTTTTTGGTAAGACAGTAGGTGgagatatattaaataaaaaggaaaaaaatatcttcaaaaattgaataaataatctGTGTGATTAACATTTGAGTTAAAAAAATGTTCATATGGTTAACTTTTAGGTCAAAAGCATAATTTTTCgaataaatatattgttttttctttaatttctttaaaatacaattctaaagaatttttttccctttatagctgtttttatcaattaaaataaaattacgttatatactttttaaactgattatataaatcatatagATATAGGATTATAGTAacattattagtatttttatttagataataattttaaaaattctaataagatagaaaatattttgtatttcttaacattttttaaattaaaattagataaaCATTTGCTAATAACTCCTACTACAATTTTGTATTTCTTAACATTTGTTAAATTTAAGAGAGTTAACAATAACTCCTtcgtattttaaagatatttttttgctttgaaaaatgtaataaacctttgtttattataacattataattgctatatcttaatttttatattagcAAATGCTTATACTTCTTCAATTATAggaatattaagaaataaaaatatattctaaatttatcattaaataataattaatgattGTTGTAATATGTTCTTCtgtatagaaaaaaataatgacgtgttataatatttttatgaagaaaaagttgtgtttaaaaaaaagaaacaatagtTGTGTTTGATGATAGGAGTCATGGAGGAGATAGTTGTGTTcgattattttcaaataagatGTAACTTCAGTGGACTCTACAAAGTTAATTAGCCCTTTGTCTCAATTTCTCTAACATTTTTtagatatcaaaatttaaataagtctatttttttatcgtaaatatttttcatatatttttaaaatattttgaattgttaattattgtaacttataatactttttacgtagttaataaatagagtttttaGCCAAAAACATGTTTAACTATACCCtaaacttaaactacatccttaaagtatcatttttcTAGCAGAAAACATTATTTACCTATACCCCAAACTTAAACTACATTCTTAAAGTATCATTCTTACCATAAAACATCCTTCAAGTATTATAAAGTGTTTGActctcaaaaaatgaaaagtgttatataaattgagacatagagaatgtaaaattttaaagtattaCATTTATTGCctaatttagaaaaattaagaaaccttttaaaaatttaagaaattgtatctacgaaatcaattaaattctATGCAAGAGTCTACGGTACTCCAAAGAAAAGTTATTAACACCTATCAGAGTCCACAACCACGGATCTC
Coding sequences within it:
- the LOC101259284 gene encoding uncharacterized protein, which encodes MNRNISSIKLITNLQHMSRAASTCKKKKNPIELSVKSIRSEIENMSGVFTISSLYAPAPAHTHRLQPNCIIPPWNSSFPITNRSGNVAPLNFTCNFSSNPPPGENESKNVLDAFFLGKALAEAVTERIESTVGEFLSTVGRLQSEQQKQVQDFQEEILERAKQAKEKAARETMETQGLISNSYEADTSTATAASASGSVASPPLTNINSQPAKDSEIGISNGD